In Anaerolineales bacterium, one DNA window encodes the following:
- a CDS encoding cupredoxin domain-containing protein, which produces MRPTPNTDRPTSHNLMRFHFSLLLLVTAGLVVAFAPLPAQPITPQERTFEIDAHQFAYSPSEIKVNPGDTVTIQLVSTDVVHGIYVDDYDISVEADPGQSATLTFVADKPGSFRFRCNITCGAMHPFMIGKLTVGSNNWLYRSIGLAALAVLGMTVSRKQKA; this is translated from the coding sequence ATGCGACCTACTCCAAATACGGACCGACCAACATCCCATAACCTCATGCGCTTTCATTTCTCTCTTCTCCTCCTTGTAACGGCTGGACTGGTGGTGGCGTTCGCGCCGCTGCCAGCCCAGCCCATCACGCCTCAAGAACGGACCTTTGAGATTGATGCGCACCAATTTGCCTATTCTCCCTCTGAGATTAAAGTCAACCCCGGCGACACTGTAACCATCCAACTGGTGAGTACCGATGTAGTACATGGCATTTATGTGGATGACTACGATATTTCCGTCGAAGCGGATCCAGGTCAATCTGCGACTTTGACTTTCGTTGCTGATAAACCCGGCTCCTTCCGCTTTCGATGCAACATCACCTGTGGAGCCATGCATCCGTTCATGATCGGCAAGTTGACGGTCGGTTCAAACAACTGGCTCTATCGTTCCATCGGTTTGGCAGCGTTGGCTGTGCTTGGTATGACGGTATCCAGAAAACAAAAAGCGTAG
- a CDS encoding PCYCGC motif-containing (lipo)protein: MFSKLNKFFFLLIVLALVGVAVSACSTSSSSEVHLVMAPMDQMPMDVQSAPVAVQEAYQFNVANPDIMQDIPCYCGCGDIGHTSNYDCYVSNVDAGGKITFDNHALGCSICVDITQDVMRMLNDGKSPQDARAYVDATYSKYGPTNIP; encoded by the coding sequence ATGTTTTCCAAACTAAACAAATTCTTTTTCCTCTTGATTGTCCTTGCGCTGGTTGGTGTAGCAGTATCAGCCTGTTCCACATCAAGTTCAAGTGAAGTCCATCTTGTTATGGCGCCTATGGATCAAATGCCGATGGACGTTCAGTCTGCGCCTGTGGCGGTGCAGGAAGCCTATCAATTCAACGTCGCCAACCCCGACATCATGCAGGACATTCCTTGCTATTGCGGATGCGGCGACATCGGTCACACCTCCAATTACGATTGCTACGTTTCGAACGTGGACGCCGGTGGGAAGATCACCTTCGACAATCACGCCCTCGGCTGCTCCATCTGCGTGGATATCACACAGGATGTGATGCGCATGTTGAATGACGGCAAAAGTCCGCAGGATGCCAGGGCATATGTAGATGCGACCTACTCCAAATACGGACCGACCAACATCCCATAA
- a CDS encoding L,D-transpeptidase encodes MALISRRDFLKLSSLSLTGLVFSPFLPNLGRFDDIEQARVTTNSVSVFQAPNDQSLIVGQWFRDELVNIYEEVNSGMPAYNPIWYRVWGGYMHRARLQKIKMLFNEPLTTIPEGTRQLSELTVPYTQAMRYTKTYGWQPNLRLYYGSVHWIDGIDEGPDGQPWYRIFDELVGFSYHVLAIHLRPIPLEEWTPISPNVPLEDKRIEVNLSTQILTAYEYDQVSFQTNISSGIPAGRPSPKVISTKTPGGEFRIMSKYPSKHMGNGNLFASLDDYELPGVPWTSFFTESGVAIHGTYWHDNFGTPMSRGCINMRISEAKWIFRWLLPLHKPDRIFTPGYGTRIFIVP; translated from the coding sequence ATGGCACTTATCTCCCGCCGCGATTTTCTTAAACTGAGTTCCCTGTCTCTGACAGGACTTGTATTTTCTCCATTCCTGCCCAACTTGGGAAGATTCGATGATATAGAACAGGCGCGTGTGACAACCAATTCTGTCAGTGTATTTCAAGCTCCCAACGATCAAAGTTTGATCGTTGGACAGTGGTTCAGGGACGAATTGGTTAATATTTATGAAGAGGTTAATTCTGGTATGCCGGCTTACAATCCCATCTGGTATCGCGTGTGGGGTGGGTACATGCACCGTGCGCGTTTGCAAAAGATCAAGATGCTTTTTAATGAACCACTGACAACCATCCCGGAAGGGACGCGGCAATTATCCGAATTGACAGTGCCCTATACCCAAGCAATGCGTTACACGAAGACCTATGGTTGGCAGCCCAACTTGCGGCTTTATTATGGATCCGTGCATTGGATAGATGGGATTGACGAAGGTCCGGATGGTCAGCCCTGGTATCGGATATTCGATGAACTGGTTGGCTTCTCATATCATGTGTTGGCGATTCACCTGCGCCCGATCCCATTGGAAGAATGGACGCCCATTTCCCCTAATGTGCCTCTTGAGGACAAACGTATAGAAGTCAACCTGTCCACCCAAATATTGACAGCTTATGAATATGACCAAGTCTCGTTTCAGACGAATATTTCCTCAGGCATCCCGGCTGGGCGCCCAAGCCCCAAGGTGATTTCAACGAAAACACCAGGCGGCGAATTTCGCATCATGTCAAAATATCCCTCCAAACATATGGGGAATGGAAATCTATTTGCCAGTCTGGATGATTATGAATTACCTGGCGTGCCTTGGACAAGCTTCTTTACCGAATCGGGCGTGGCAATTCATGGCACATACTGGCATGATAATTTTGGCACCCCCATGAGTCGTGGATGCATAAACATGCGCATTAGCGAAGCCAAATGGATATTCCGCTGGCTTCTGCCTTTGCACAAGCCCGACCGTATCTTTACCCCAGGGTATGGAACGCGGATTTTTATTGTCCCATGA
- a CDS encoding LysM peptidoglycan-binding domain-containing M23 family metallopeptidase produces MIPKNLFLRFDGILKRSAGIPSGLKPNSMRHFAYLSDRQDGAGLLHPKAILSSESTIDFFHGRYRNHAKTKMKQIFNLLLVAGCVASIVAAYVFSANPVKTVAASTSQIETSNNTPTLPPLDANLKIQSMEAGILRRLQLKTNIPERSTSKVFQYRIQPGDSPWSIAQKFGIQPETVLWANENLNAMAGSLRIGDTVNILPVDGVLHTVQEGDTLETLVGLHETPPQEILEYFGNNFDLTKPPQLTVGQQIIVPNGVAPISWSEAQAPAASQAGSNGRGYSSDVPNLGTGTFIWPVYAYSLSQEYWSGHPALDLATDFRQPVFASDSGTVVFSGWDDTGYGNMVIIDHGNGYQTYYSHNEANLVSTGQTVGKGQQIAESGSTGNSTGNHVDFRILLNGVFLNPISYLP; encoded by the coding sequence ATGATCCCAAAAAATTTATTTCTGCGGTTTGACGGCATTCTCAAAAGAAGCGCAGGTATTCCGTCCGGATTGAAACCTAACTCCATGCGCCATTTTGCGTATTTATCAGACCGGCAAGATGGCGCTGGTCTTTTGCATCCCAAGGCAATATTATCAAGTGAAAGCACGATCGATTTTTTCCACGGTCGCTATCGAAACCATGCAAAGACCAAGATGAAACAAATATTCAACCTCCTATTGGTGGCGGGCTGTGTTGCATCCATTGTTGCAGCCTATGTATTTTCAGCAAACCCTGTAAAGACAGTCGCCGCATCGACTTCCCAAATTGAGACTAGCAACAACACACCAACTCTGCCGCCCTTGGATGCAAATTTAAAGATTCAGTCAATGGAAGCTGGCATTCTACGACGCTTACAGCTAAAAACCAACATCCCAGAGCGTTCGACTAGCAAGGTGTTCCAGTACAGAATACAGCCGGGTGATTCGCCCTGGTCCATAGCGCAGAAGTTTGGCATCCAACCGGAAACCGTCTTATGGGCTAACGAGAATCTAAATGCGATGGCAGGTAGCCTACGAATTGGTGATACTGTGAATATCCTGCCGGTGGATGGTGTATTGCATACTGTTCAAGAAGGCGATACGCTCGAAACGCTTGTAGGTCTTCACGAGACACCCCCACAGGAAATCCTTGAGTATTTCGGTAATAATTTTGATTTGACGAAGCCGCCTCAATTAACCGTGGGACAGCAGATCATCGTTCCCAATGGCGTCGCCCCCATCTCATGGTCAGAAGCACAGGCGCCAGCCGCATCTCAAGCAGGGTCAAATGGCCGGGGTTATTCCAGCGATGTTCCAAACCTTGGAACAGGCACCTTTATTTGGCCCGTCTACGCCTACTCTCTTTCCCAAGAATACTGGAGCGGTCATCCTGCTCTTGATCTAGCCACAGACTTCCGTCAACCAGTTTTTGCATCCGATAGCGGCACGGTGGTCTTCTCAGGCTGGGATGATACCGGGTATGGCAATATGGTAATCATCGATCACGGTAATGGCTATCAGACCTATTATTCACATAACGAAGCTAACCTGGTCAGCACAGGGCAGACTGTTGGCAAGGGACAACAGATTGCCGAATCTGGCAGCACAGGTAATTCGACCGGCAACCACGTCGACTTCCGGATTCTTCTAAATGGCGTCTTTCTGAATCCAATATCCTATTTGCCGTAA
- a CDS encoding ATP-binding cassette domain-containing protein: MFTSSNNKSLQINHVSKRYGSGSTEVTAVHDVSLSVNPGEIVLIMGPSGSGKTTLLSMLGALLKPTEGEIHLNGTILSALAENRLPEIRLKQFGFIFQDFNLLSALTALENVAIVAELAGSKSGEARRKAASLLTELGLGERLHFLPEKLSGGEKQRVAIARALVNDPSLILADEPTANLDSKIGHEIMRLLRHIAKEQGRSVVIVSHDQRIKDIADRVLWLEDGEFKETVTMAIDPVCGMSVEREKMFRAEWKGQTYYFCARGCRDEFVNDPKKFISAV; the protein is encoded by the coding sequence ATGTTTACTTCTTCCAACAATAAATCGTTGCAAATCAATCATGTGAGCAAACGCTACGGCTCTGGTTCCACCGAAGTCACCGCAGTGCATGATGTGTCGTTGTCCGTAAACCCGGGCGAGATCGTGTTAATCATGGGTCCCTCCGGTTCAGGCAAGACCACCCTCTTATCCATGCTGGGCGCGTTGCTCAAACCCACTGAAGGCGAGATTCATTTGAACGGAACGATCCTCAGCGCGCTGGCAGAAAACCGCCTGCCTGAGATTCGCCTCAAACAATTTGGTTTTATCTTTCAGGATTTCAACCTGCTCTCCGCGCTGACTGCATTGGAAAACGTTGCCATCGTGGCAGAACTTGCAGGGTCGAAATCTGGCGAAGCGAGACGAAAAGCCGCTTCGCTCTTAACCGAACTTGGGCTCGGCGAACGATTGCATTTTCTCCCCGAGAAATTATCCGGTGGAGAAAAACAACGCGTCGCCATTGCCCGCGCCCTGGTCAACGACCCAAGCCTGATTCTCGCTGACGAACCGACAGCAAATCTCGATTCAAAGATTGGTCATGAAATCATGCGCCTGCTTCGTCACATCGCCAAAGAGCAAGGGCGCAGTGTCGTCATCGTCTCTCATGACCAGCGTATTAAAGACATCGCCGACCGCGTATTATGGCTCGAAGATGGTGAGTTTAAAGAAACAGTCACGATGGCGATTGACCCGGTTTGCGGCATGTCAGTCGAGCGCGAGAAAATGTTCCGTGCAGAATGGAAAGGGCAGACATATTATTTTTGTGCGCGCGGCTGTCGGGATGAATTTGTGAATGATCCCAAAAAATTTATTTCTGCGGTTTGA
- a CDS encoding ABC transporter permease, producing the protein MIRLAFRNLFQNKIRLVISSGGVALALLLILSLDAIFTGVEKRITAYIENSGADIWVSQEDVFNMHMASSSLPDSVARKVKAVPGVDSVSPIHYLANNIIAGDERNLAYVIGLTEDAELGGPWSVSAGRSLPDEDEVIMDRGVAEKSGIGLGDEVEILGKDFTVVGFTEGTSSLVNSIAFISMKDFEDLRKNYDTFSFLLVKVNDGQSPEVVADRIRAQVRDVTVQTRDQFAGQERKVVKDMSTDLVTIMNLIGFLIGLAVLSLTVYTSTLSRRREYGMLKALGARNRDLYLTVLAQAMLSVVLGFLFGLTITVLLSLIIPVLGVNLTMVVSRVSLLKVASASLILAGISGMIPIRQIAGLDPVMVFRGR; encoded by the coding sequence ATGATTCGACTCGCCTTTCGTAACCTCTTTCAGAACAAGATCCGCCTCGTTATTTCATCTGGCGGAGTGGCGCTTGCCTTGCTCCTCATCCTTTCATTGGATGCCATCTTTACCGGCGTTGAAAAACGAATTACGGCTTATATCGAAAATAGTGGCGCAGATATTTGGGTCTCGCAAGAGGATGTGTTCAATATGCACATGGCATCCTCTTCACTACCAGATAGTGTTGCCAGAAAAGTAAAAGCTGTGCCGGGCGTTGACTCTGTTTCACCCATCCACTATCTGGCAAATAATATCATTGCAGGCGATGAGCGCAACCTGGCTTATGTCATCGGCTTGACAGAGGACGCCGAACTTGGCGGTCCGTGGAGCGTTTCAGCCGGGCGTAGTTTACCGGACGAAGATGAAGTTATCATGGATCGGGGCGTAGCAGAAAAATCCGGGATTGGATTGGGTGACGAAGTTGAAATCCTCGGTAAAGATTTTACGGTGGTCGGTTTTACAGAGGGCACATCCAGTCTGGTCAACTCGATTGCCTTTATTTCCATGAAAGACTTCGAGGATTTACGCAAGAACTACGATACCTTCAGCTTTCTGCTGGTCAAGGTCAATGATGGACAATCACCGGAAGTGGTGGCGGATCGAATCAGAGCGCAGGTTAGAGATGTCACGGTTCAAACCCGCGACCAATTTGCCGGGCAGGAGCGCAAAGTTGTGAAAGATATGAGCACCGATCTGGTCACCATCATGAATCTGATCGGCTTTTTGATCGGCTTGGCAGTATTGTCATTGACCGTATACACCTCCACTCTTTCTCGCCGTCGGGAATATGGCATGTTGAAAGCGCTTGGCGCGCGCAATCGCGATCTTTATCTAACGGTTCTGGCTCAGGCGATGTTGTCTGTCGTGCTGGGATTTCTTTTTGGGCTGACGATCACCGTGTTATTATCACTGATCATTCCCGTGCTTGGTGTCAATCTGACAATGGTAGTCAGTCGCGTTTCATTACTTAAGGTTGCCAGCGCGTCCCTTATCCTTGCGGGAATTTCCGGCATGATTCCCATTCGTCAAATTGCGGGCTTGGACCCGGTGATGGTATTTCGAGGCAGGTGA
- a CDS encoding ABC transporter permease: MSLARRNLFQDKTRLTLSIVGVALAVMLILILKGFLAGMNSQITGYLDHSPGLIVVAEEDVVNLLGATSLLPAGMEQKAETVRGVEDVAPILSQFVILDLHGKKQPTYMIGYEPRKGGGPWKLIAGHEPASKWEMVFDRVLADRHGLKIGDEVEVMGKDFTIVGLSSGTTSWMTSFFFIRKQDAERLLLAPEATSFLLLTTKDGADTDRILERLNDYSGVNALTKKEMSANDIKLFAKVFSAPLRLMVGISFLVGSMIVGLIIYTATIERQREYGVIKAIGGKNRFLYQVVLTQALFASVAGSLLGILLANATAQWIMSARPQFLIVFDLVDGGQALLAGVGMALLAAIFPTRVVANLAPAEVFRK, encoded by the coding sequence GTGTCACTTGCGCGCCGTAACCTCTTTCAAGATAAAACTCGTCTGACGTTGAGCATTGTTGGAGTGGCGCTGGCGGTAATGTTGATTCTGATCCTGAAAGGATTTCTGGCTGGAATGAACAGCCAGATCACGGGATACCTCGACCATTCTCCCGGTTTAATTGTTGTAGCGGAGGAAGATGTGGTCAACCTGCTTGGAGCCACCTCGCTGCTTCCGGCGGGGATGGAACAAAAAGCGGAAACCGTACGAGGCGTGGAAGATGTCGCCCCGATCCTCTCACAGTTCGTCATTCTTGACTTGCATGGCAAGAAACAACCCACCTACATGATCGGATATGAACCACGCAAGGGTGGTGGACCGTGGAAGCTGATTGCCGGGCACGAACCAGCTTCAAAATGGGAAATGGTCTTCGACCGCGTATTGGCAGACCGTCACGGGCTGAAGATTGGCGATGAAGTGGAAGTCATGGGAAAGGACTTTACCATCGTTGGCTTGTCGAGCGGCACGACATCCTGGATGACCAGCTTTTTCTTCATCCGCAAACAAGATGCAGAGAGGTTATTGCTTGCCCCCGAAGCGACCAGTTTCCTCTTGCTCACCACGAAGGATGGCGCCGACACAGATCGCATCCTCGAGCGGTTGAATGATTATTCCGGGGTCAACGCCCTCACCAAAAAAGAAATGTCTGCCAACGACATCAAGTTGTTTGCGAAAGTATTTTCTGCGCCGCTCAGACTGATGGTCGGGATATCTTTTCTCGTTGGCTCCATGATCGTGGGCTTGATTATCTACACTGCCACAATCGAGCGTCAACGCGAGTATGGCGTGATCAAAGCCATTGGTGGGAAGAATCGTTTTCTTTATCAAGTTGTGCTGACGCAAGCCTTGTTTGCCTCGGTTGCCGGGTCTTTGCTCGGAATCTTGCTGGCAAACGCTACCGCTCAATGGATCATGTCTGCCAGGCCTCAATTCCTGATTGTCTTTGATCTTGTGGATGGAGGGCAGGCGCTTCTTGCCGGAGTTGGCATGGCACTGCTTGCTGCGATCTTCCCCACACGTGTGGTTGCCAATCTTGCGCCAGCGGAGGTCTTTCGGAAATGA
- a CDS encoding TIGR01906 family membrane protein, translated as MPSLLTKILKLITVMLVTIFIVGGALQLLATDSYLAFEYGKANFPTDSFGYTQQQRFILASTNIHYVRAHLPNGELLKQFLNGLPVYNSREVLHMADVQAVFQSILRVWQLAFILLILLSFFLWKKGERKALASALQSGGLLTSGIILSIALLAIFGWQFWFNTFHLVFFKPGSWLFSYSDTLIRLFPVEFWFDGTLAISILSLAGGLLLAFVGWRGKHLLIDRHT; from the coding sequence ATGCCAAGCCTACTAACCAAAATCCTGAAATTAATCACCGTTATGCTTGTCACGATTTTTATTGTCGGTGGCGCGTTACAGTTACTGGCTACTGACTCGTATCTGGCTTTCGAATACGGCAAGGCAAATTTTCCGACTGACTCATTTGGTTACACCCAACAACAGCGTTTTATCCTTGCTTCAACGAACATTCATTATGTGCGTGCGCATCTTCCCAATGGCGAACTCTTAAAACAATTCCTGAATGGTTTGCCGGTTTACAATTCACGTGAAGTCTTGCACATGGCTGACGTGCAAGCGGTCTTTCAATCTATCTTGCGCGTCTGGCAGTTGGCATTCATTCTGCTTATATTGCTGAGCTTCTTCCTTTGGAAAAAAGGAGAGCGGAAGGCGCTCGCCTCAGCACTTCAATCGGGTGGACTGTTGACTTCCGGGATCATTCTCTCAATTGCCTTACTGGCAATCTTCGGCTGGCAATTTTGGTTCAACACCTTCCACCTGGTTTTCTTCAAGCCGGGTTCATGGCTGTTTTCCTACTCGGATACGCTCATTCGCCTCTTTCCGGTAGAGTTTTGGTTCGATGGGACATTAGCGATTTCTATTCTCAGCCTAGCCGGAGGATTATTGCTTGCATTTGTCGGTTGGCGTGGAAAGCACCTGCTGATTGACAGACATACCTAA
- a CDS encoding YHS domain-containing protein, whose product MLFKDPVCGKRLQRGKAHIIIEVEGVNYFLCCPRCQTEFEHNLKLYARPELGEKAKKSLQVPHRPHIQ is encoded by the coding sequence ATGTTATTCAAAGATCCTGTTTGCGGCAAGCGGCTTCAACGCGGTAAGGCTCATATCATCATCGAGGTCGAGGGCGTGAATTACTTTCTATGCTGCCCGCGATGTCAGACGGAATTCGAACACAATCTGAAGTTATACGCCAGACCGGAATTAGGTGAGAAGGCAAAAAAATCACTGCAGGTGCCTCATCGCCCTCACATTCAATAG
- a CDS encoding C39 family peptidase — protein MKNPKYSKPILIILVVSILGIPAIYNLPAVRERVGWRVAELAARIKYAFSPPEEVIFVPEENAISPTGAVIPPTPIPTNSTPDAPSNLPQPTSTQTLTPIPKNISLTGVQHEYQTWNNCGPATLAMALSYWKWDGNQRIIADFTKPNPRDKNVMPNELANYVEEKTQLQVSLRVGGEIPLLKRFLAAGFPVIIEKGFEGRDFDGWMGHYVLVTGYSDSDQKFKFQDSYYGPDQVMGYKDFESYWRAFNFTYLVVYPAESKDEIVGILGTQADEEFNYRYAAQKAFDEIYTLNGQDQFFAWFNRGTSLVSLQDFAGAALAYDEAFAIYPAIPEKERPWRMMWYQTGPYWAYYYSGRYQDVIGLASSTLSAMSEPVLEESYYWRALAYEALGDPDNAIKDLRSALKFHPGFEPALAQLQKKAP, from the coding sequence ATGAAAAACCCAAAATATTCCAAACCCATTCTGATCATCCTTGTCGTGTCTATCCTGGGAATCCCCGCGATTTACAACCTGCCCGCAGTTCGGGAACGAGTCGGATGGCGGGTGGCTGAGTTGGCAGCGCGTATCAAGTACGCCTTTTCGCCTCCAGAAGAGGTGATCTTTGTCCCTGAGGAAAATGCAATTTCACCAACCGGGGCTGTCATTCCGCCAACTCCTATTCCCACCAATTCAACACCAGACGCCCCATCAAATCTTCCACAGCCCACTTCAACCCAAACATTAACGCCGATACCAAAAAACATTTCGCTCACAGGTGTTCAGCATGAATACCAGACCTGGAACAACTGTGGTCCCGCCACGTTGGCAATGGCGCTTTCATATTGGAAGTGGGATGGCAACCAGCGCATCATCGCAGACTTTACCAAGCCGAACCCACGCGACAAAAATGTGATGCCAAATGAACTGGCAAATTATGTTGAAGAGAAAACCCAATTACAAGTTTCACTCAGAGTTGGTGGGGAAATCCCACTCCTCAAGCGTTTCCTGGCAGCAGGCTTCCCAGTCATCATCGAAAAAGGTTTTGAAGGACGTGATTTCGACGGCTGGATGGGTCACTATGTATTGGTAACGGGTTACAGTGATTCCGACCAGAAATTCAAATTCCAGGATTCCTACTACGGGCCCGATCAGGTTATGGGGTACAAAGATTTTGAGTCATACTGGCGGGCATTTAATTTCACCTATCTCGTAGTGTACCCGGCTGAAAGTAAAGATGAGATCGTGGGAATTTTAGGCACACAAGCGGATGAAGAGTTCAACTACCGCTATGCCGCACAAAAAGCATTTGATGAAATTTACACACTGAATGGCCAGGATCAATTCTTTGCGTGGTTCAATCGTGGTACCAGCCTGGTAAGTCTGCAAGACTTTGCAGGCGCTGCATTAGCTTATGACGAAGCATTTGCGATCTACCCCGCCATCCCTGAAAAGGAAAGACCCTGGCGTATGATGTGGTATCAGACCGGTCCGTATTGGGCTTATTACTATAGTGGACGATATCAAGACGTAATCGGATTAGCAAGCTCAACCTTGTCTGCAATGAGCGAGCCGGTTCTCGAAGAAAGTTATTATTGGCGCGCGCTGGCATACGAAGCGCTAGGTGACCCAGATAATGCCATAAAAGACCTTCGTTCTGCGCTCAAGTTTCATCCAGGGTTCGAGCCAGCGCTGGCTCAACTTCAGAAAAAAGCGCCTTGA
- a CDS encoding L,D-transpeptidase family protein: protein MSFSRRDFLKASGAGLLGLFLADLRLERAFAAITPKQGRITLSGVELHSEPFYNAKKLDTLGRDAIVNISDETDGDTGYGNPFNSKWFFIENLGYAYSGLIQPVETLYQRPVTELPATTVLGEITVPFCDTRRDMSLVAKRGYRIYYSSTHWITDVVVNQNEKSIWYRIFDRQIQESLYVPAYEMRVIPSGELGALSHKVAEENKYIYVDLANQFVTAFEGEKPVLAARCSTGGKGTETPAGKFRTFHKGPSIHMTNQGDGTENTYHLPGVPWVSFFTGTGIAFHGTYWHNNYGRPSSRGCVNLTPSDAKFIYRWTRPEVPLETPYLYQPGGGTLVKVV, encoded by the coding sequence TTGAGTTTTTCCCGCCGCGACTTTCTGAAAGCATCTGGCGCAGGTCTGCTGGGGTTGTTTCTGGCAGACCTGCGCCTTGAACGTGCATTTGCTGCGATTACTCCGAAACAGGGCCGCATTACGTTGAGCGGCGTAGAACTCCATAGTGAGCCATTTTATAACGCAAAGAAGCTGGATACTTTGGGGCGCGATGCAATCGTGAATATCAGCGATGAAACGGATGGCGACACGGGTTATGGCAATCCATTCAATTCAAAATGGTTCTTCATCGAAAATCTGGGCTATGCCTACTCTGGACTGATTCAGCCAGTTGAGACGCTTTATCAACGACCTGTGACTGAACTACCGGCGACTACTGTGCTTGGCGAGATTACGGTACCGTTTTGTGATACGCGGCGTGACATGAGTCTTGTGGCGAAGCGGGGTTACCGTATTTACTATTCATCCACGCATTGGATTACCGATGTTGTTGTTAATCAGAATGAAAAAAGCATCTGGTACAGGATTTTTGATCGCCAAATACAAGAGTCTCTTTATGTGCCGGCGTACGAGATGCGTGTGATTCCGTCCGGTGAACTGGGGGCACTTTCGCACAAAGTAGCGGAAGAAAATAAATATATTTATGTTGACCTGGCAAACCAGTTCGTGACCGCCTTTGAAGGTGAAAAACCTGTGCTGGCAGCGCGTTGTTCCACGGGCGGTAAAGGGACGGAAACCCCTGCGGGCAAATTTCGCACCTTCCATAAGGGACCGAGCATCCACATGACGAATCAAGGTGATGGGACGGAGAATACCTATCATCTGCCTGGTGTTCCGTGGGTATCCTTCTTCACCGGGACCGGGATCGCTTTCCACGGCACCTACTGGCACAATAATTATGGGCGGCCCAGCAGCCGTGGCTGTGTGAACTTAACCCCGAGCGACGCAAAATTCATTTATCGCTGGACCCGCCCCGAAGTCCCACTTGAAACTCCATATTTATATCAGCCAGGTGGGGGCACTTTAGTCAAGGTTGTCTAA
- a CDS encoding FTR1 family protein codes for MIAGALITIREGLEAFLIVGILIGYLTKIKQTQFKVHIWTGMAAALVVSVMLAFLFQYMAFQFEGTSAEIFEAVVALMAVGVLTWMVLWMQRQSCGIQGELEQKANEAISGGQAFALGSLAFISVLREGVETALFLSALLVTSRDMRLFPGAILGLVIAAVITYLLFRSSIRLNLRKFFVVTGIFLILIAAGLVGHSVMALQDIGWLPMGTTIIWNLQGFISNESLAGRLLHAFLGYEAAPTFLMVFAYTLYVVLFGGQFYNAIRQGISQPVMRYVKQGP; via the coding sequence ATGATCGCTGGCGCACTCATCACAATTCGCGAAGGCTTGGAAGCCTTCCTGATTGTTGGCATCCTAATAGGATACCTGACCAAGATCAAGCAGACGCAGTTCAAGGTACATATTTGGACCGGCATGGCTGCGGCACTAGTGGTTAGTGTTATGCTGGCATTTCTTTTTCAGTATATGGCGTTTCAGTTCGAGGGGACTTCTGCGGAAATCTTCGAGGCAGTTGTGGCTTTGATGGCAGTCGGCGTATTGACATGGATGGTTCTCTGGATGCAGCGTCAGAGTTGCGGCATCCAGGGTGAGCTTGAACAAAAAGCCAATGAAGCAATCTCAGGCGGACAGGCATTTGCACTGGGAAGCCTGGCTTTTATCTCTGTTCTGCGCGAGGGAGTGGAAACAGCTTTATTCCTAAGTGCTTTACTAGTCACCTCACGGGATATGCGATTGTTTCCAGGTGCCATCCTCGGGCTAGTGATAGCTGCCGTTATCACCTATTTGCTTTTCCGTTCCTCCATCCGCCTGAACCTGCGAAAATTTTTTGTCGTCACCGGGATTTTCCTTATCCTGATCGCGGCGGGTCTCGTTGGACATAGCGTGATGGCACTTCAAGATATTGGGTGGCTTCCGATGGGTACAACCATTATCTGGAACTTGCAAGGATTCATTTCAAATGAGAGTCTGGCTGGAAGATTGCTGCATGCCTTTTTGGGATACGAAGCTGCGCCAACTTTTCTGATGGTCTTTGCTTATACCCTTTATGTGGTTCTATTTGGCGGGCAATTTTATAACGCCATACGTCAAGGTATCTCGCAGCCTGTGATGCGATATGTAAAGCAGGGACCTTGA